Sequence from the Cucumis sativus cultivar 9930 chromosome 1, Cucumber_9930_V3, whole genome shotgun sequence genome:
ATTTTCTCTGGCAATGTCTCCCTCTTCTTTGCAACCTTCTTATCCTTTGGCTTCTTTACATATTTCGGATCCACCTGATATGCTTTTGGAGTAACTGGTACACCCCGTTTTTGAGCTTCGTTAAAGAGTGAATTCGCTTTGTCCAAACGATTGTGGGCACAAAGTTTTCCCATCAATAGATCATATGTTTTAATCCCAGGTTCACACCCATCCTTCTTCATCTTTGCAAATACAACCAGTGCATGATCAATTCTCTCAATCCCAcacaaaatattcataaactCATAATAAGCCTTCTTATCAAGTGCATCTCCATATCCGACAGACTTCATCCTGTCAATCATTTCATCCCCCTCCCCCGTTCGTGCCGCTTGATACAAACTTCTAATCAATATGAGGAACGTTTCAGCATTGGGATGACATCCCCATTCCCCCATTCGATGAAACAAATTAACTGCATCAGTAGTTCTCCTAATCTTGCACAAATTATTGATCAGCACATTGAAAGTTTCGACATTTCGTGGAACCCCACGACAATCCATTTCCACCAGAATTTCCTCAGCTTCAGAATCAAGTCTAAACGGATCCTTTTTCCTACAAAGTTTGCAAACACAATCAAGCAAAGCATTATATGCGGTTGTCCCTAACTCGAACCCGCCCCTGTACATCTCACCCGCTAGCCTTTTAGCTTCATCAAGTTTCTCATTCACACACCATCCTTTGATCAGAGTATCGCATATTGCTTCATCAGGGAAAAATTCATTAGCCAAGTCTTTGACCATCTTTTCAGCATGGCTCCCGAACCCATTTTCACAAAGCTTCTCCACTACCATCCTAAGCGACTCTTTATCCCTCTTAAGCCCGTAATTCGTCTCCATCGTCTCAAAAAATGAGATCAACTTAGTGGGTCGCCCAGCACGAGCGAACCGATGAATAGACGACTTCAGGGTTTTAGGCCCATTGATCCCTAAACCTTTCGCAAGGACTTCCTGAACCGCATTGAAATCTTTTCTACGACCaaagaaatcaacaaaatacGATATAGTTTCATCAGTGTGATGAAAATCAGGATTCGATACTAACCATTCATTAAACCCTAACACTGTACGGCCAGCTTCCGATGAGAGATTGAGTGTGTTACGAACCAACTCCGGATTCGGTTTAACATGCGAAAAGCTAAGTTGAAGACGCTGTGTAATGGGAAGAGGATCCGAATCAGGGTCTTTGAGAAGCTCAGATGCAAGTGATTGGGATGTTTGATCCACGTGATTGTTGACGGACTCGGAAGAGAACGAATGAGAAAGTGAGAGATACAAGGGAGAAGAAAACCTTAACGCCGCCCCATGATGTCGGAAATGGTGGAAGAGAGACGTCAAATTTCGATGTAAAAGAACCGTCCTAGCAGAATCTTTCAAGGAATTAGTAGAAGACGATGATAGAGATCGAAGAACTAAGGTTCGAAGTTGCAGATACGGTAATGGCGGCATGGTTGAGAGctctgaaaaataaaaatggaactGAGCtcagaagaagaaggaagcaaGAGGGAAAAACCTAAGAGACAGTTTAGATACTGGGCTGGGCCGATGATACGGGCCGATAATGTGTTATGTCTCactctccattttctttttcatatttgagaaattttcaaaactattattaatctaaaattttgatattttaatttattttacatatttaagTTAATTTCTTAAATGTGAAGCAAGATAAAAAGtaacttttatgtttcttaaGAACTGTGTCTAAGCTCATCCCGactaatataaagaaaataagttcCACCTATATTGGATATTtgtaatagaaaaatttgatagttgcaaatttagtcattaaatttaaattaattaagtatatagtaatattttaaaaaatttgtaaatatagtaaaagttGTCAAactctatcaatgataaagtCTATCGTCGATAaactatgttgtaaatattggtctagcactgatagatcatacaagatctatcaacgataattttgttatattttgtaattcttttaaaatattattatatctttaattattatttctcaaataacCATCGATTACAACTACcctagaaaaaaagaagtaagagataaaataaaaaacggCCCATAACTGGAGTTgaatacatttttgtttaataatgtTAGGAATAAAATGCACCTAAAAAGTTGAgggaaaagttttttttggttaaatatatatattttttatatatttaggtaatctttcaaatata
This genomic interval carries:
- the LOC101213658 gene encoding pentatricopeptide repeat-containing protein PNM1, mitochondrial → MPPLPYLQLRTLVLRSLSSSSTNSLKDSARTVLLHRNLTSLFHHFRHHGAALRFSSPLYLSLSHSFSSESVNNHVDQTSQSLASELLKDPDSDPLPITQRLQLSFSHVKPNPELVRNTLNLSSEAGRTVLGFNEWLVSNPDFHHTDETISYFVDFFGRRKDFNAVQEVLAKGLGINGPKTLKSSIHRFARAGRPTKLISFFETMETNYGLKRDKESLRMVVEKLCENGFGSHAEKMVKDLANEFFPDEAICDTLIKGWCVNEKLDEAKRLAGEMYRGGFELGTTAYNALLDCVCKLCRKKDPFRLDSEAEEILVEMDCRGVPRNVETFNVLINNLCKIRRTTDAVNLFHRMGEWGCHPNAETFLILIRSLYQAARTGEGDEMIDRMKSVGYGDALDKKAYYEFMNILCGIERIDHALVVFAKMKKDGCEPGIKTYDLLMGKLCAHNRLDKANSLFNEAQKRGVPVTPKAYQVDPKYVKKPKDKKVAKKRETLPEKMARKRRRLKQIRLSFVKKPRRGMRRAF